One Cellulomonas sp. NS3 genomic region harbors:
- a CDS encoding GNAT family N-acetyltransferase, which produces MTAWAVVEAVLPASVEDPAAGAVVGAHRLNAEVQRRTWGHDDFTEPVQHWLRTLRDQEYAERVVLVAVAAAPGAAPPAGVAGVEDRDVVGAVVVELPRAGNAHLAELEVWVDPDRPLEGIGTALVDAAERLAAERGRTTALVTTAHRGEPPAGHPDALTAASGRGRLDASVPGVRFAARRGYVPEQAERYSVLDVPLDDAALAAHLDGAASVAGPDYRVHSWTDRAPDAWLDDVAVLLTRMSTDIPQAALDLEEDPWDAARVRHREDVAAATGRGFLVTVAEHVPTGRLAAITQLEHSVSQPACAWQDATLVLREHRGHRLGMLVKAANLRHTARVRPATRRVHTWNAEENAHMLAINVALGFRPAGVEAIWQRTL; this is translated from the coding sequence ATGACGGCGTGGGCGGTGGTCGAGGCGGTCCTCCCGGCGAGCGTCGAGGACCCGGCGGCCGGGGCGGTCGTGGGCGCGCACCGGCTGAACGCGGAGGTGCAGCGGCGCACGTGGGGCCACGACGACTTCACCGAGCCCGTGCAGCACTGGCTCCGGACGCTGCGGGACCAGGAGTACGCCGAGCGGGTCGTCCTGGTGGCGGTCGCCGCCGCGCCGGGTGCCGCACCGCCCGCGGGGGTCGCGGGGGTCGAGGACCGTGACGTGGTGGGCGCCGTCGTGGTCGAGCTGCCGCGCGCCGGCAACGCGCACCTCGCGGAGCTCGAGGTCTGGGTCGACCCGGACCGCCCCCTCGAGGGGATCGGGACCGCGCTCGTGGACGCCGCCGAGCGCCTGGCGGCCGAGCGCGGCCGCACCACGGCGCTGGTCACGACGGCCCACCGCGGGGAGCCGCCCGCCGGGCACCCGGACGCGCTCACCGCCGCGTCCGGCCGCGGACGCCTCGACGCCTCCGTCCCGGGCGTGCGGTTCGCGGCGCGGCGCGGGTACGTCCCGGAGCAGGCCGAGCGGTACAGCGTGCTCGACGTCCCGCTCGACGACGCCGCGCTCGCCGCCCACCTCGACGGCGCCGCGTCGGTCGCCGGGCCGGACTACCGCGTGCACTCGTGGACCGACCGGGCGCCGGACGCGTGGCTGGACGACGTCGCGGTGCTGCTCACGCGGATGAGCACCGACATCCCGCAGGCCGCCCTCGACCTCGAGGAGGACCCGTGGGACGCGGCCCGCGTGCGGCACCGCGAGGACGTCGCCGCCGCGACCGGGCGCGGCTTCCTGGTGACCGTCGCCGAGCACGTGCCGACGGGACGCCTCGCCGCGATCACGCAGCTCGAGCACTCCGTGTCGCAGCCGGCGTGCGCGTGGCAGGACGCGACCCTCGTGCTCCGGGAGCACCGGGGCCACCGGCTGGGGATGCTGGTCAAGGCGGCGAACCTGCGGCACACGGCGCGGGTGCGCCCGGCGACCCGGCGGGTCCACACGTGGAACGCCGAGGAGAACGCGCACATGCTCGCGATCAACGTCGCGCTCGGCTTCCGCCCCGCCGGCGTCGAGGCGATCTGGCAGCGGACGCTCTGA
- a CDS encoding AI-2E family transporter gives MNAFRRRPGRAASSAALATTVPSPTHRPTPPPPTGPWHDGLGRAATRSAQALLVLALASVLVWGLTQVKLLVIPLLIAAILAAAFSPLVRLFRRWGWPRALATWAALLLGLGTLGVVLWLVGRGIRKEWPTLVEEADRGLGELEKFLLQGPLEITEEQIASAREALTAALTSDQVQSGAITGATAAAEGVAGLLLGVVVLFFLMKDGRSIFGFLIRPLSEERQARAWRVGNRSVGVLGGYVRGTAIVAFVDALVIGLALVILGVPLALPLATIVFLGAFVPLIGATVAGILATLVALVTNGPTTALIVLVVVIAVNQLEGDLLAPVVIGRALALHPLAILLALTAGTILSGIIGALLAVPITAVAWAAITEWRAPEGDGPGGGTAMPGRVADARR, from the coding sequence ATGAACGCCTTCCGCCGACGCCCCGGGCGCGCCGCATCGTCCGCCGCGCTCGCCACGACGGTCCCGAGCCCGACGCATCGTCCGACCCCGCCGCCCCCGACGGGCCCGTGGCACGACGGCCTGGGCCGCGCCGCGACCCGCAGCGCGCAGGCGCTCCTGGTCCTCGCGCTCGCGTCGGTCCTGGTGTGGGGGCTCACGCAGGTCAAGCTGCTCGTCATCCCGCTGCTCATCGCCGCCATCCTCGCCGCCGCGTTCAGCCCGCTCGTGCGTCTGTTCCGGCGCTGGGGGTGGCCGCGCGCGCTCGCGACGTGGGCGGCCCTACTGCTGGGGCTCGGGACGCTCGGCGTCGTGCTGTGGCTCGTCGGGCGGGGCATCCGCAAGGAGTGGCCGACGCTCGTCGAGGAGGCCGACCGCGGGCTCGGGGAGCTCGAGAAGTTCCTGCTGCAGGGCCCGCTCGAGATCACCGAGGAGCAGATCGCGTCCGCGCGCGAGGCGCTCACCGCGGCGCTCACGAGCGACCAGGTGCAGAGCGGCGCGATCACCGGGGCCACCGCCGCGGCCGAGGGCGTCGCCGGGCTGCTGCTGGGCGTCGTCGTGCTGTTCTTCCTCATGAAGGACGGCCGCAGCATCTTCGGCTTCCTCATCCGGCCGCTGTCCGAGGAGCGTCAGGCCCGCGCGTGGCGCGTCGGGAACCGCTCGGTCGGGGTGCTCGGCGGCTACGTGCGCGGCACCGCGATCGTGGCGTTCGTCGACGCCCTGGTCATCGGCCTGGCGCTCGTCATCCTCGGTGTCCCGCTGGCGCTGCCGCTCGCGACCATCGTGTTCCTCGGTGCGTTCGTCCCGCTCATCGGCGCGACGGTCGCCGGCATCCTCGCGACGTTGGTCGCGCTCGTGACGAACGGCCCGACGACCGCGCTGATCGTCCTCGTCGTCGTGATCGCCGTGAACCAGCTCGAGGGCGACCTCCTCGCGCCCGTCGTCATCGGCCGCGCCCTCGCGCTGCACCCGCTCGCGATCCTGCTCGCGCTGACCGCCGGGACGATCCTCTCCGGCATCATCGGCGCGCTGCTCGCCGTCCCGATCACCGCGGTCGCCTGGGCGGCGATCACGGAGTGGCGGGCACCGGAGGGCGACGGGCCCGGGGGCGGGACGGCGATGCCCGGCCGGGTCGCGGACGCCCGCCGCTGA
- a CDS encoding helix-turn-helix transcriptional regulator: MLASGTRGRPGASQPAVNSQARLAGTAGVSRQLVVDVERGKRPGTELSRVLAIARALGLGVTLAPLPDDEPSPFDAMLDDIMGGNR; encoded by the coding sequence GTGCTCGCCTCGGGGACGCGCGGGCGTCCGGGCGCCTCCCAGCCCGCGGTGAACAGCCAGGCCCGCCTCGCGGGGACCGCCGGCGTCTCGCGCCAGCTCGTCGTCGACGTCGAGCGAGGCAAGCGCCCCGGCACCGAGCTCTCGCGGGTGCTGGCGATCGCTCGTGCGCTCGGACTGGGCGTCACCCTGGCTCCCCTGCCTGACGACGAACCCTCCCCGTTCGACGCGATGCTCGACGACATCATGGGCGGGAACCGGTGA
- a CDS encoding ATP-grasp domain-containing protein, translating into MPHVLLLTFDDPDGHDTETPEVVDALRARGATVTVSPWREPSVADVPADVVVIRSTWDYHEHPEEFRAVLGAFAAPVLNPLPVVGWNLHKSYLLELADAGVPTVPTTLVPAGSDGPVPDVDAPEVVLKPAVSANAWGLGRFPTGSTEAADHLRTLTASGDVLVQPYLPEIATGERSVVVIGGRVSHGVRKTPAAGDFRVQASYGGTDAPHTPTDAEVAVAQAALACVPGGSDALLYARVDLVGPEDAPLLIELELVEPSLFLDLVPGSAERFADALLARL; encoded by the coding sequence GTGCCTCACGTGCTGCTGCTGACGTTCGACGACCCCGACGGCCACGACACCGAGACGCCCGAGGTCGTCGACGCACTGCGCGCCCGCGGCGCGACGGTGACGGTCTCGCCGTGGCGTGAGCCCTCGGTCGCGGACGTCCCCGCGGACGTCGTGGTGATCCGCTCGACATGGGACTACCACGAGCACCCCGAGGAGTTCCGCGCGGTGCTCGGCGCGTTCGCCGCGCCGGTGCTGAACCCGCTGCCGGTCGTCGGGTGGAACCTGCACAAGTCCTACCTGCTCGAGCTCGCGGACGCCGGGGTCCCCACCGTGCCGACCACCCTGGTCCCCGCCGGCAGCGACGGCCCGGTGCCCGACGTCGACGCGCCCGAGGTGGTGCTGAAGCCCGCGGTCTCCGCGAACGCCTGGGGTCTCGGGCGGTTCCCGACCGGCTCGACCGAGGCGGCGGACCACCTGCGCACCCTCACCGCGAGCGGCGACGTGCTGGTGCAGCCCTACCTCCCCGAGATCGCCACCGGCGAGCGGTCGGTCGTGGTCATCGGCGGGCGCGTGTCGCACGGGGTCCGCAAGACTCCCGCCGCGGGAGACTTCCGCGTGCAGGCGAGCTACGGCGGGACCGACGCGCCGCACACCCCGACCGACGCCGAGGTCGCCGTCGCGCAGGCGGCGCTCGCGTGCGTGCCCGGTGGGTCGGACGCGCTGCTGTACGCGCGCGTGGACCTCGTCGGCCCGGAGGACGCGCCCCTGCTCATCGAGCTCGAGCTGGTCGAGCCGTCCCTCTTCCTCGACCTCGTGCCGGGCTCGGCGGAGCGGTTCGCCGACGCGCTGCTCGCCCGGCTGTAG
- a CDS encoding GMC family oxidoreductase — protein sequence MVQRYDVVVVGSGFGGSVAALRLAEKGYRVAVLEAGRRFADEDFRTSWHLRTFLWAPALGCFGIQRIHLLRDSLVLAGAGVGGGSLVYGTTLYRPLRAFYDDPQWASITDWEDELAPHYDQAARMLGVTRNPAATPADALLRRVATRLGREGTVRPTDVGVLFGEPGVRVPDPFFGGAGPERAGCTQCGSCMTGCRVGAKNTLTTNYLHLAERAGVHVEPLTTVTGLAPRPGGGWEVTARATGGRLGQLLGGAGARRRDRGDGASGAVRHGSRDGAGGRGREAAGDRAASGAGAAASTWHADHVVLAAGTYGTQTLLHRMRASGALPALSPRLGELTRTNSEALVGASAPRVDPARDLSTGVAITSSFFVDDATHVEAVRYGRGSNAMALLQTALVPGGTAVRRVDGWLGSLARGLVTRPVTTVRALVPYRWSERTTIALVMQSLDNSLTTSLAPRLLGLPLPVRLRRLTSRQGSGEPNPTWVPQAHATARLLADELGGVAGGSLGDLVAMPMTAHFLGGCPIGATPGDGVLDPYQRVHGYPTLHVLDGAAVTANLGVNPSLTIAAQAERAVSLWPERGGVDPRPAQGEPYVRVEPVPPGRPVVPAGAPGALRTRRDGAGAGRPSSAGGVGA from the coding sequence ATGGTGCAGCGGTACGACGTCGTCGTCGTGGGCTCGGGCTTCGGTGGCTCGGTCGCGGCGCTGCGCCTCGCCGAGAAGGGGTACCGGGTCGCGGTGCTCGAGGCGGGCCGGCGGTTCGCCGACGAGGACTTCCGCACGTCGTGGCACCTGCGCACGTTCCTGTGGGCGCCCGCGCTCGGCTGTTTCGGGATCCAGCGGATCCACCTCTTGCGAGACTCGCTCGTGCTCGCCGGGGCAGGGGTCGGCGGCGGCTCGCTCGTGTACGGCACGACGCTGTACCGGCCGCTGCGCGCGTTCTACGACGACCCGCAGTGGGCGTCGATCACCGACTGGGAGGACGAGCTCGCGCCGCACTACGACCAGGCGGCGCGCATGCTCGGCGTGACGCGCAACCCCGCCGCGACGCCGGCCGACGCGCTGCTGCGCCGCGTCGCGACCCGGCTCGGCCGGGAGGGGACCGTGCGGCCGACCGACGTGGGCGTCCTGTTCGGCGAGCCGGGCGTGCGCGTGCCCGACCCGTTCTTCGGCGGCGCCGGCCCCGAGCGTGCGGGCTGCACGCAGTGCGGCTCGTGCATGACGGGGTGCCGGGTCGGCGCGAAGAACACCCTGACGACGAACTACCTGCACCTCGCCGAGCGCGCGGGCGTGCACGTCGAGCCGCTCACCACCGTGACCGGCCTCGCGCCGCGGCCGGGCGGGGGCTGGGAGGTCACGGCCCGGGCGACCGGCGGCCGGCTCGGGCAGCTCCTGGGTGGCGCGGGTGCCCGACGACGCGACCGAGGTGACGGCGCGAGCGGCGCGGTGCGGCACGGGAGCCGCGACGGCGCGGGCGGCCGGGGGCGGGAGGCGGCCGGCGACCGGGCCGCGTCCGGGGCAGGGGCCGCCGCGTCGACCTGGCACGCCGACCACGTCGTGCTGGCGGCGGGCACCTACGGGACGCAGACGCTCCTGCACCGGATGCGCGCGAGCGGCGCCCTGCCGGCCCTGTCCCCCCGCCTCGGCGAGCTCACGCGCACCAACTCGGAGGCCCTCGTCGGGGCGAGCGCCCCGCGCGTCGACCCGGCGCGCGACCTGTCGACCGGCGTCGCGATCACGTCGTCGTTCTTCGTCGACGACGCCACGCACGTCGAGGCGGTCCGCTACGGCCGCGGCTCCAACGCGATGGCGCTGCTGCAGACCGCGCTCGTGCCGGGCGGCACCGCGGTGCGGCGGGTCGACGGCTGGCTCGGCTCGCTCGCGCGCGGCCTGGTCACGCGTCCGGTGACGACCGTGCGCGCGCTCGTGCCGTACCGGTGGAGCGAGCGCACGACGATCGCGCTCGTCATGCAGTCGCTCGACAACTCCCTGACGACGTCCCTCGCACCACGCCTCCTCGGCCTGCCGCTGCCGGTCCGGCTGCGCCGACTCACGTCGCGGCAGGGCAGCGGCGAGCCGAACCCGACGTGGGTCCCGCAGGCGCACGCGACCGCGCGGCTCCTCGCCGACGAGCTCGGCGGCGTCGCCGGGGGCAGCCTCGGGGACCTCGTCGCGATGCCGATGACCGCGCACTTCCTCGGCGGCTGCCCCATCGGCGCGACCCCCGGGGACGGCGTGCTCGACCCGTACCAGCGCGTGCACGGCTACCCGACGCTGCACGTGCTCGACGGCGCCGCCGTGACCGCGAACCTCGGCGTCAACCCGTCGCTCACGATCGCCGCGCAGGCCGAGCGCGCCGTGTCGCTGTGGCCCGAGCGCGGCGGGGTCGACCCGCGCCCGGCGCAGGGCGAGCCGTACGTGCGGGTCGAGCCCGTGCCGCCGGGGCGCCCGGTGGTCCCGGCGGGTGCGCCGGGGGCGCTGCGGACGCGTCGGGACGGCGCAGGTGCGGGACGGCCGTCGTCCGCGGGAGGCGTCGGCGCCTGA
- a CDS encoding FMN-dependent NADH-azoreductase codes for MTVLRVDASIQGDRSASSALADLVLDRVVAAHPHAAVVRRHLCADPLPADAWATAISGSFTPEADRTEAQRAAVALAQEVATELQDATSAVLALPLYNFGVSQHAKTWIDLAIAGAPQGTRLLEGTPTVLVTTRGGAYGAGTPREGWDHNTDYLRRILVDVWGADLTVVEREFTLVGVNPALDDFAEVAAHMHTTAREAAAQAGAALAARRAA; via the coding sequence GTGACCGTCCTCCGCGTCGACGCCAGCATCCAGGGCGACCGCTCCGCCAGCAGCGCCCTCGCCGACCTCGTCCTCGACCGCGTCGTCGCCGCCCACCCCCACGCCGCGGTCGTGCGACGCCACCTCTGCGCCGACCCGCTGCCCGCCGACGCCTGGGCGACCGCGATCTCCGGGAGCTTCACCCCCGAGGCGGACCGGACCGAGGCGCAGCGCGCAGCCGTCGCCCTCGCCCAGGAGGTCGCCACCGAGCTGCAGGACGCCACGAGCGCCGTGCTCGCGCTGCCGTTGTACAACTTCGGGGTGTCCCAGCACGCGAAGACGTGGATCGACCTCGCGATCGCCGGTGCGCCCCAGGGCACGCGCCTGCTCGAGGGGACACCCACCGTCCTCGTCACGACCCGTGGCGGCGCGTACGGCGCGGGCACCCCGCGCGAGGGCTGGGACCACAACACCGACTACCTGCGCCGCATCCTCGTCGACGTCTGGGGCGCCGACCTCACGGTCGTCGAGCGCGAGTTCACGCTCGTGGGCGTGAACCCCGCCCTCGACGACTTCGCCGAGGTCGCAGCGCACATGCACACCACCGCGCGCGAGGCCGCGGCCCAGGCGGGGGCGGCGCTCGCCGCGCGCCGCGCCGCCTGA
- a CDS encoding HipA N-terminal domain-containing protein: protein MSPASKELVVVLYGQPVGTIARKGPRLTLIYDPDYLAGANPTPLSLSMPLAAQPYANRYVEAHLRGLLPDHAEVRARWASHFGLQEVPVRRRPLRPGRDGRRDPGHPRDGARPPRADRPDPPESRAAVRGDARGAGSNAPGRQTDRGSGAHRAGGRRSALRPAPARHQDW from the coding sequence GTGAGCCCGGCCTCCAAGGAGCTCGTCGTCGTGCTGTACGGGCAGCCAGTCGGCACCATCGCCCGTAAGGGGCCCAGGCTGACGTTGATCTACGACCCCGACTACCTCGCGGGCGCCAACCCCACCCCGCTGTCGCTGAGCATGCCGCTGGCCGCCCAGCCGTACGCGAACCGGTACGTCGAGGCACACCTGCGCGGCCTGCTGCCCGACCATGCCGAGGTCCGAGCCCGATGGGCGTCGCACTTCGGCCTGCAAGAAGTACCCGTCCGACGGCGGCCCCTCCGTCCCGGACGCGATGGCCGACGCGATCCGGGCCATCCCCGCGACGGCGCACGACCGCCACGTGCTGACCGACCAGATCCACCCGAGAGTCGCGCAGCTGTGCGAGGTGACGCTCGCGGGGCTGGATCGAACGCGCCGGGTCGGCAGACGGATCGTGGCTCCGGTGCTCACCGAGCTGGAGGCCGTCGGAGCGCACTCAGGCCCGCCCCAGCCCGGCACCAGGACTGGTGA
- a CDS encoding MarR family winged helix-turn-helix transcriptional regulator — MTADAPRAPAVGPEVPWLSAEQQREWRALMGLFMDLPPALDAQLKRDAGLNTFEYQVLAALSEAPARTLVLSDLAALARGSLSRLSHAVTRLERAGWVERRSCTDRAGRHTEARLTDSGLARLEEVAPGHVRAVRRLVVDVLSPEQLTQLAAAARAITAATQAEPPDEGRVDGSC; from the coding sequence GTGACCGCCGACGCGCCCCGCGCCCCCGCCGTGGGTCCGGAGGTCCCCTGGCTCTCCGCGGAGCAGCAGCGCGAGTGGCGGGCCCTGATGGGGCTGTTCATGGATCTGCCGCCCGCCCTGGACGCGCAGCTCAAGCGCGACGCAGGGCTGAACACGTTCGAGTACCAGGTGCTCGCCGCGCTGTCCGAGGCGCCTGCCCGCACGCTCGTCCTCAGCGACCTGGCCGCCCTCGCGCGCGGGTCGCTGTCCCGGCTCTCGCACGCCGTCACGCGGCTCGAGCGCGCGGGCTGGGTCGAGCGGCGGAGCTGCACGGACCGCGCCGGGCGGCACACCGAGGCCCGGCTCACCGACTCGGGCCTCGCGCGGCTCGAGGAGGTCGCCCCCGGCCACGTCCGGGCGGTGCGGCGGCTCGTGGTCGACGTGCTCAGCCCCGAGCAGCTCACGCAGCTCGCGGCCGCGGCCCGCGCGATCACGGCGGCGACGCAGGCCGAGCCGCCCGACGAGGGCAGGGTGGACGGCAGCTGCTGA
- the arsM gene encoding arsenite methyltransferase — protein sequence MTENLVAQVRSRYAEAALAVTRSTTPSSTGTTGEASTACCTGAVAAPDAPAAAACCGTTQALETGDRFGGALYDADDAAALPEAALLASLGCGNPTAVADLRPGERVLDLGSGGGIDVLLSARRVGPTGFAYGVDMTPEMLDLARSNAATAGATNVEFLEGRIEAVPLPDAAVDVVISNCVVNLSVDKPAVLSEVFRVLAPGGRVGISDVVADDDVTPEQRAERGSYVGCIAGALSRQEYLDGLTATGFTDASVTFTHEVAPGLHGAIVRAVKP from the coding sequence ATGACCGAGAACCTCGTCGCGCAGGTGCGCAGCCGCTACGCGGAGGCCGCGCTCGCCGTGACCCGCAGCACGACCCCGAGCAGCACCGGCACGACCGGGGAGGCGAGTACGGCGTGCTGCACCGGAGCCGTGGCCGCCCCCGACGCCCCCGCCGCGGCGGCATGCTGCGGCACCACGCAGGCCCTCGAGACGGGCGACCGGTTCGGCGGCGCGCTCTACGACGCCGACGACGCCGCCGCGCTCCCCGAGGCGGCGCTCCTCGCGTCGCTCGGCTGCGGCAACCCGACCGCCGTCGCGGACCTGCGCCCCGGCGAGCGCGTGCTCGACCTCGGCTCCGGCGGGGGCATCGACGTGCTGCTGTCCGCGCGCCGCGTCGGCCCGACCGGCTTCGCGTACGGCGTCGACATGACCCCCGAGATGCTCGACCTCGCGCGCAGCAACGCCGCGACCGCGGGCGCGACGAACGTCGAGTTCCTCGAGGGCCGCATCGAGGCCGTGCCCCTGCCGGACGCGGCGGTCGACGTCGTCATCTCCAACTGCGTCGTCAACCTGTCCGTCGACAAGCCTGCGGTGCTGTCCGAGGTATTCCGGGTGCTGGCGCCCGGCGGCCGCGTCGGCATCTCCGACGTCGTGGCGGACGACGACGTGACGCCCGAGCAGCGCGCCGAGCGCGGCAGCTATGTCGGGTGCATCGCCGGGGCCCTCTCGCGCCAGGAGTACCTCGACGGGCTCACCGCCACCGGGTTCACGGACGCGAGCGTGACCTTCACGCACGAGGTGGCGCCCGGTCTGCACGGCGCGATCGTCCGGGCGGTCAAGCCGTAG
- a CDS encoding GNAT family N-acetyltransferase encodes MDVSEPATPLLPERASVRAAAHLLSSALRGDPAFSHVLPEPRVRRRALDAIHRIGLTDGLRHGHVLGVHDDAGVAGVAVWYPPGAYPMTALRKLRTLAPLVPVALRHPLRTAALARFGSAVEAGLLDAVPPEGAWYLEVLGVRPDAQRRGHGRRLVEPVLSRADRTGTACYLETSREENVRYYEGFGFRVVGEVTALRPHGPVEAQMLRQPHGR; translated from the coding sequence ATGGACGTCTCCGAGCCCGCCACCCCGCTCCTGCCCGAGCGGGCGTCGGTGCGGGCCGCGGCGCACCTGCTCTCGAGCGCGCTGCGCGGGGACCCCGCCTTCTCCCACGTGCTGCCCGAGCCGCGCGTCCGGCGCCGCGCGCTCGACGCGATCCACCGGATCGGGCTGACCGACGGCCTGCGCCACGGGCACGTCCTCGGGGTGCACGACGACGCGGGCGTCGCGGGGGTCGCCGTCTGGTACCCGCCCGGCGCGTACCCGATGACGGCGCTGCGCAAGCTGCGGACGCTCGCACCGCTCGTGCCGGTCGCGCTGCGGCACCCGCTGCGCACGGCCGCGCTGGCCCGGTTCGGGTCCGCGGTCGAGGCCGGTCTCCTCGACGCGGTGCCGCCCGAGGGCGCGTGGTACCTCGAGGTGCTGGGGGTTCGACCCGACGCGCAGCGTCGTGGCCACGGTCGGCGGCTCGTCGAGCCCGTGCTCTCCCGCGCCGACCGGACCGGGACGGCCTGCTACCTCGAGACGTCGCGCGAGGAGAACGTGCGCTACTACGAGGGCTTCGGGTTCCGTGTGGTCGGCGAGGTCACCGCGCTGAGGCCGCACGGGCCCGTCGAGGCGCAGATGCTGCGGCAGCCGCACGGGCGCTGA
- a CDS encoding TrpB-like pyridoxal phosphate-dependent enzyme, translating to MALTDETPVTARSTDPLGTVIPSTVPTHWYNLAADLPEPVPPHLHPGTREPLGPADLAPLFPAALIAQEVSTERYVEIPQTVREIYALWRPSPLIRAARLERAIGTQARIYYKYEGVSPVGSHKPNTAVAQAYYNAVEGITRLTTETGAGQWGASLSMACALLGLTCEVWQVRASYDAKPYRRFQMETYGSVCHPSPSDLTEAGRAILAEHPDTTGSLGMAISEAVEAAVKDPGAHYSLGSVLNHVMLHQSVIGQEVLVQLADAGERQADIVFGCAGGGSNLAGLTFPLLGQNLRDGTTTRVVACEPAACPSLTQGEYRYDHGDVAGLTPLLKMHTLGKDFVPPSIHAGGLRYHGMAPMVSHAVNLGLMEAVAVDQDTAFAAGVEFARAEGIVPAPESTHAVAAALAHARSVTEPEVVVIGLSGNGVLDLPAYASYV from the coding sequence ATGGCGCTCACCGACGAGACCCCCGTGACGGCCCGCAGCACCGACCCGCTGGGGACGGTGATCCCCTCGACCGTCCCGACGCACTGGTACAACCTCGCCGCCGACCTCCCCGAGCCCGTCCCGCCGCACCTGCACCCCGGCACGCGGGAGCCGCTCGGGCCCGCGGACCTGGCGCCGCTGTTCCCGGCGGCGCTCATCGCGCAGGAGGTCTCCACCGAGCGCTACGTCGAGATCCCGCAGACGGTCCGCGAGATCTACGCGCTCTGGCGCCCCTCGCCCCTGATCCGGGCAGCGCGGCTCGAGCGGGCGATCGGGACGCAGGCCCGGATCTACTACAAGTACGAGGGCGTGAGCCCGGTCGGCTCGCACAAGCCGAACACCGCCGTCGCGCAGGCGTACTACAACGCGGTCGAGGGGATCACCCGCCTGACCACCGAGACGGGCGCGGGCCAGTGGGGTGCGTCGCTGTCGATGGCGTGCGCGCTGCTCGGGCTCACGTGCGAGGTGTGGCAGGTGCGGGCGTCCTACGACGCGAAGCCTTACCGGCGGTTCCAGATGGAGACGTACGGCAGCGTGTGCCACCCGTCGCCGTCGGACCTGACCGAGGCCGGGCGCGCGATCCTCGCCGAGCACCCCGACACGACCGGGTCCCTGGGCATGGCGATCAGCGAGGCCGTCGAGGCCGCGGTCAAGGACCCGGGCGCGCACTACTCGCTCGGCAGCGTGCTCAACCACGTGATGCTGCACCAGAGCGTGATCGGCCAGGAGGTGCTCGTGCAGCTCGCCGACGCGGGCGAGCGGCAGGCGGACATCGTGTTCGGCTGTGCGGGCGGCGGCTCGAACCTCGCGGGGCTGACGTTCCCGCTCCTCGGGCAGAACCTGCGCGACGGGACGACGACGCGCGTCGTCGCGTGCGAGCCGGCGGCGTGCCCGTCGCTGACGCAGGGCGAGTACCGCTACGACCACGGCGACGTCGCCGGTCTGACGCCGCTGCTCAAGATGCACACGCTCGGCAAGGACTTCGTGCCGCCGTCGATCCACGCGGGCGGCCTGCGCTACCACGGCATGGCGCCGATGGTCTCGCACGCGGTGAACCTCGGGCTCATGGAGGCCGTCGCGGTGGACCAGGACACCGCGTTCGCCGCCGGCGTCGAGTTCGCGCGCGCCGAGGGGATCGTCCCGGCGCCCGAGTCGACGCACGCCGTCGCCGCCGCGCTCGCGCACGCGCGGTCGGTCACCGAGCCGGAGGTCGTCGTGATCGGGCTGTCGGGCAACGGCGTGCTGGACCTGCCGGCGTACGCGTCGTACGTGTGA
- a CDS encoding ArsR/SmtB family transcription factor produces MSAPTLLPVLDVTACCTPLDEGTLARDDAENLARILKALADPARLQLLSHIASSSEAVCACDLNDVVGLAQPTVSHHLTTLVKAGILTREKRGVWAYYAVVPGALGALADVLRHAGAPTR; encoded by the coding sequence GTGAGTGCTCCCACGCTGCTTCCCGTCCTCGACGTCACCGCCTGCTGCACGCCGCTCGACGAGGGCACGCTGGCCCGGGACGACGCCGAGAACCTCGCGCGCATCCTCAAGGCGCTCGCCGACCCTGCGCGCCTGCAGCTGCTCTCGCACATCGCGTCGAGCAGCGAGGCGGTCTGCGCGTGCGACCTCAACGACGTCGTCGGCCTCGCGCAGCCGACCGTGTCGCACCACCTCACGACGCTCGTCAAGGCGGGCATCCTCACGCGCGAGAAGCGCGGGGTGTGGGCGTACTACGCGGTCGTGCCCGGCGCGCTCGGAGCGCTCGCGGACGTCCTGCGGCACGCGGGCGCGCCGACCCGCTGA